A section of the Thermotoga caldifontis AZM44c09 genome encodes:
- a CDS encoding carbohydrate ABC transporter permease, with translation MRLGRFFLYLVLIIFVLFYLMPVYVLVVTSLKSFKEISLRTMWIPPKEIGFSSFVRAWYGDKSRGLRGLSGNFMNSVYLTVPATLISSVLGSMNGYVLTKWKFKRANLVFALLLFGMFIPYQSILIPLVQVLQKTKLYGSIPGLILVHCVYGIPITTLIFRNYYSTIPSDIVEAAKIDGAGFVKIFAKVILPLSGPAFAVTAIWQFTSIWNDFLFGLVVTPNPSVQPITVALNNLAGSYFVEWNVQMAGALITALPTLIVYIFLGKLFMRGLLSGSLSGM, from the coding sequence ATGAGGCTGGGCAGATTTTTCCTGTACCTGGTGCTCATTATCTTCGTACTCTTTTACCTCATGCCGGTTTATGTCCTCGTTGTGACCAGCCTGAAGAGCTTTAAGGAAATCAGTTTGAGGACGATGTGGATCCCGCCGAAGGAGATCGGTTTTTCCAGTTTTGTAAGAGCCTGGTATGGTGATAAGTCCAGAGGTTTGAGGGGACTCTCAGGGAACTTCATGAACAGCGTTTATCTGACTGTCCCCGCCACTCTGATCTCCTCAGTGCTCGGCTCGATGAACGGTTATGTTCTCACGAAGTGGAAGTTCAAGAGGGCAAACCTCGTTTTCGCCTTGCTCCTTTTTGGCATGTTCATTCCTTACCAGAGCATCTTGATACCCCTCGTGCAGGTTCTGCAAAAGACGAAGCTTTACGGAAGCATACCGGGCCTGATACTGGTTCACTGCGTCTATGGGATTCCCATCACGACCCTGATTTTCAGAAACTACTACTCGACCATTCCTTCAGACATCGTCGAGGCTGCGAAGATAGACGGCGCTGGATTTGTGAAAATATTCGCCAAGGTGATACTGCCCCTCTCAGGCCCGGCGTTCGCCGTCACTGCAATCTGGCAGTTCACTTCCATCTGGAACGACTTCCTCTTCGGCCTCGTCGTTACGCCCAATCCATCGGTACAGCCAATAACCGTGGCGCTCAACAACCTGGCAGGAAGTTACTTCGTCGAGTGGAACGTGCAGATGGCCGGAGCCTTGATAACGGCGCTTCCAACGCTCATCGTTTATATCTTCCTCGGAAAGTTATTCATGAGAGGCCTGCTCTCGGGAAGCCTGTCTGGAATGTGA
- a CDS encoding SDR family oxidoreductase, giving the protein MDLKLSDKRVLVCGGTRGIGRAIAEEFAKEGATVFIVARHQSKEIAKQIAAQYSGKVFGFDADLSKAEDVDQIKKAVGQVDVLIINSGGPKTGDFLELRDEDWYLSFDLLVMSTVRLIRHFLPEMIERKWGRVIAVTSTSVYEPLPRLLLSNSLRMSVVGLMRSLSKEYARYNITFNCVAPGHTMTERLEQLIREASTRMQKSQEEVMRQMAEENDMKRFAKPEEIAAAVVFLASERASYITGVTLRVDGGFVRSSL; this is encoded by the coding sequence ATGGATCTGAAACTGTCTGACAAGAGAGTGCTCGTTTGTGGTGGTACGCGCGGCATCGGTCGGGCGATCGCAGAAGAGTTCGCGAAGGAAGGTGCCACAGTTTTCATAGTCGCGAGGCACCAGTCCAAGGAGATCGCCAAACAGATAGCTGCCCAGTATTCTGGAAAGGTTTTCGGATTCGATGCGGACCTGTCGAAGGCTGAAGACGTAGACCAGATCAAAAAAGCGGTGGGACAGGTGGACGTGCTGATCATCAACTCGGGTGGGCCGAAGACCGGCGACTTTCTTGAACTGAGAGACGAAGATTGGTATCTGTCCTTCGATTTGCTCGTGATGAGCACGGTGAGGTTGATCAGACATTTCCTGCCCGAAATGATCGAAAGGAAATGGGGAAGGGTGATCGCTGTAACCTCGACTTCAGTGTACGAGCCTTTACCGAGGCTTTTGCTCTCCAATTCGCTCAGAATGAGTGTCGTTGGACTCATGAGATCGCTCTCGAAAGAATACGCGAGGTACAACATCACCTTCAACTGTGTTGCACCGGGTCACACCATGACCGAACGTCTGGAGCAGTTGATCCGTGAAGCATCAACGAGAATGCAGAAAAGCCAGGAAGAGGTCATGAGACAGATGGCTGAAGAAAACGACATGAAGCGTTTCGCGAAACCCGAAGAGATCGCGGCCGCAGTTGTGTTCCTTGCCAGCGAGCGGGCTTCGTACATAACCGGTGTGACGCTGAGGGTGGATGGAGGTTTCGTGCGCTCATCACTTTGA
- the ispD gene encoding 2-C-methyl-D-erythritol 4-phosphate cytidylyltransferase, whose product MIYAVILAGGTSKRFGKTLPKQFVQVGKKALLLWSVSTFLEVAEIAKIVIVLPEEWFEFGKHLVLSNVRTDKLQFVSGGATRTESLLRALHFVQESYGLKDEDMAVTHDAARPFVRKDHIVRSIELCEKSWAATLALPATDTVGVSDGEKLVSLTDRSRTFIVQTPQTFKIKAFLELYERLAEDQRASLTDATGVFILNGQPVAIVEGDPTNVKVTTEFDLTIAETIAELLSK is encoded by the coding sequence TTGATCTACGCCGTCATCTTAGCTGGTGGAACATCGAAGAGATTTGGAAAAACTCTTCCAAAGCAGTTCGTGCAGGTTGGGAAGAAGGCCCTTCTTCTCTGGAGCGTCTCGACCTTCCTGGAAGTCGCTGAAATCGCGAAGATCGTGATCGTGCTTCCAGAAGAATGGTTCGAATTCGGAAAACACCTGGTGCTGTCGAACGTTAGAACCGATAAGCTGCAGTTCGTCAGTGGTGGTGCCACGAGGACAGAATCTCTGCTGAGAGCGCTACACTTCGTGCAGGAAAGTTACGGTTTGAAAGACGAGGACATGGCTGTCACGCACGATGCGGCTCGCCCATTCGTCAGAAAGGACCACATCGTACGCAGCATTGAGCTGTGTGAAAAATCGTGGGCTGCAACACTCGCACTGCCCGCAACCGACACCGTTGGTGTTTCGGACGGCGAGAAACTGGTCAGTTTGACCGATCGAAGCCGTACTTTCATAGTTCAAACCCCGCAAACTTTCAAAATAAAGGCATTTCTGGAACTCTACGAACGGCTGGCGGAAGATCAGAGAGCGAGCTTGACGGATGCAACAGGAGTTTTCATCCTGAACGGTCAACCGGTGGCGATCGTCGAAGGTGATCCCACGAACGTCAAGGTGACCACAGAATTCGATCTCACCATAGCAGAAACGATCGCTGAGCTTCTTTCAAAGTGA
- a CDS encoding inorganic phosphate transporter, whose protein sequence is MWWYVLPSLFLGWSLGANDAANVFGPTVASGLIPHRRAMIVGSLFVMIGALVGGSHGLLNVSTITTGIALDSAIAVLSAAVTVTVMTFFKFPVSTSQAVFGGILGTNVFRFGFENINWSPMAKFVIVWLLTPTGAALIGFLLYKVLAVFFRRIRSVQYQDRFIKIGSWLVGLYGCYALGANNVANVTGALVGNLMSVEEAALLGSLSIALGMVSFSKGVIMTVGKGIVALDHFSGMIAVLAHSITLWIYSLVGIPVSSSQAIVGSVIGLGYARGAKLANTRLVMNIVLVWIMTPFTAAVVSYLLTAMVKFFFSS, encoded by the coding sequence ATGTGGTGGTACGTTTTGCCGTCCTTGTTCCTGGGCTGGTCACTGGGTGCAAACGATGCGGCGAACGTTTTTGGCCCGACTGTGGCTTCCGGTTTGATCCCACACAGAAGAGCCATGATCGTGGGTTCTTTGTTCGTCATGATCGGCGCTCTGGTGGGAGGTTCACACGGCCTTCTGAACGTTTCCACCATCACCACCGGTATCGCTCTCGACAGCGCCATCGCGGTCCTATCGGCGGCCGTAACGGTGACCGTGATGACGTTTTTCAAATTTCCTGTGTCGACGTCCCAGGCCGTCTTTGGAGGCATCCTCGGTACGAACGTGTTCAGGTTCGGCTTCGAGAACATCAACTGGTCCCCGATGGCGAAGTTCGTCATCGTTTGGTTGCTGACGCCCACTGGTGCGGCGCTGATAGGTTTTCTATTGTACAAAGTTTTAGCCGTGTTTTTCAGACGAATTCGATCCGTCCAGTATCAGGACAGATTCATAAAGATCGGTTCTTGGCTGGTTGGTTTGTACGGTTGTTACGCACTCGGTGCGAACAACGTTGCGAACGTGACGGGTGCTCTGGTTGGAAACCTTATGAGCGTCGAAGAAGCCGCGTTGCTTGGAAGTCTGAGCATCGCACTTGGAATGGTTAGTTTCAGCAAAGGCGTGATAATGACGGTGGGAAAAGGCATAGTAGCACTGGATCACTTCTCCGGCATGATCGCGGTGCTGGCACATTCGATCACGCTGTGGATCTACAGTCTCGTTGGAATACCGGTATCTTCTTCGCAGGCGATCGTTGGTTCGGTCATTGGGCTGGGATACGCCAGAGGTGCGAAACTTGCCAATACGAGACTCGTTATGAATATCGTACTTGTCTGGATCATGACGCCCTTCACGGCAGCGGTGGTTTCTTACCTTCTCACAGCGATGGTGAAGTTCTTTTTCAGTTCATGA
- a CDS encoding pseudouridine synthase: MRLDRYLSNSGVGTRTEVRRLIRDGQVRVNHQVVKDPAFNVSENDVVECSGQRVEPFRHVYVVVHKPAGYVCDRVDDANVFDLLNEPWVHRLHVAGRLDRDVEGVVILTSDGWFTHLLIDPKSRLEREYLIYTDGKLTDEMKHLVAAGIKLGEEKFAPAKIEEVADGLVRIVLTEGKYHEIKKILRAIGLNYKKIVRTRFENITIENLSPGQYRNLTQEEIKLIVEIAKKRRTESRSSRTNERDLSDS, encoded by the coding sequence TTGAGACTCGATAGGTACCTCTCAAATTCCGGTGTCGGAACCAGAACGGAAGTTAGAAGGCTTATAAGGGACGGCCAGGTGAGAGTGAACCACCAGGTCGTGAAGGATCCGGCGTTCAACGTTTCAGAGAACGATGTGGTTGAATGCTCAGGCCAGCGGGTCGAACCGTTCAGACACGTGTACGTCGTTGTGCACAAACCCGCCGGGTACGTATGCGACAGGGTCGATGACGCGAACGTTTTTGACCTGCTGAACGAACCGTGGGTGCACAGGCTCCACGTGGCCGGTCGGTTGGATAGAGATGTCGAAGGTGTGGTCATACTCACGAGTGATGGCTGGTTCACACACCTGTTGATAGATCCGAAATCGCGTCTGGAAAGAGAGTATCTGATCTACACGGATGGGAAGCTCACGGATGAGATGAAACACCTCGTGGCGGCCGGGATAAAACTGGGTGAGGAAAAGTTTGCACCCGCGAAGATCGAAGAGGTGGCCGATGGACTTGTGAGGATCGTCCTGACGGAAGGAAAGTACCACGAGATCAAGAAGATACTGAGGGCGATAGGCTTGAATTACAAGAAGATCGTGCGAACCAGGTTCGAAAACATCACAATCGAAAACCTCTCACCTGGCCAGTACAGAAACTTGACCCAAGAGGAAATCAAACTCATCGTTGAGATCGCTAAGAAAAGACGCACCGAATCTCGTTCGAGCCGAACCAATGAACGCGATCTCTCCGATTCATGA
- a CDS encoding LTA synthase family protein, translating into MKKKRYTLLLYVLICVKLFLFYLFTVGIIKIQSMLSSFLWCSLLVVLFATFLEKQQFLLYCVLSGMFIVDYLYFQNFGSLPSIKHLLLLPQLPKVGSSIKYFLNPVSLSFVADIPLVVFFDRRFLKGLSQREKRAEKFPPLLMVLCAGFAFFPAFTEGLKPMQFFNKYGLVAYHIYDPVYLLSFEKHTATAPNPPVVQTQRETGKKFFGIAQNRNVIVVQFEALQNVLLRRTYNGQPVTPNLNALLEKNSIYFSNYFQQTGAGNTADAEFVSLTSLHAPGDRPAYEIYGDIELDGLVRALKRARYHTVAIHGNTKSFWNRDRAYVSLGFDEFFGLEDLNPDDIVGMGLSDFSLYRQAVEILKKLPRPFFAFVVTLSSHTPFILPENLKTLQLDARHENTLFGNYLQAINYADRAFGYFLQLLKAAGLYENSIVVVYGDHAGLYPFNKESKQLMSEWLKEEYSYLTALNVPLIIHVPGLGKSYEITTVGGQVDFTPTLLNVLGLKCDLKVCVGKDLCNGDDFVAFRYHLPDGSFLDGSRFFTVSEDGRIANSTGFDANTKESLPYYEFLDGYKRAMKQIEVSRHFLESLRGRVTERVETR; encoded by the coding sequence TTGAAGAAGAAAAGGTACACCCTCTTGCTCTATGTCCTCATCTGTGTGAAGCTCTTTTTGTTCTATCTCTTCACGGTGGGCATCATCAAGATTCAGAGCATGCTCAGCAGTTTTCTCTGGTGCTCGCTTCTCGTTGTTTTGTTCGCAACGTTTCTCGAAAAACAGCAATTTCTGCTTTACTGCGTCCTGTCTGGCATGTTCATCGTGGACTATCTCTACTTTCAGAACTTCGGGTCTTTACCATCGATCAAACATCTGCTCCTCTTACCGCAACTGCCGAAGGTTGGTTCGAGCATAAAGTACTTCCTCAATCCCGTGTCGCTGTCGTTCGTCGCGGACATACCGCTGGTGGTCTTCTTCGATAGAAGATTCCTCAAGGGACTGTCGCAGCGAGAAAAGCGAGCAGAAAAATTTCCGCCGCTTCTCATGGTCCTCTGCGCAGGTTTCGCGTTTTTCCCAGCCTTCACAGAAGGCTTGAAACCAATGCAGTTCTTCAACAAGTACGGACTGGTTGCATACCACATTTACGATCCCGTATACCTTCTATCATTCGAAAAGCACACTGCCACTGCTCCGAATCCTCCCGTTGTTCAAACTCAGCGCGAAACTGGGAAAAAATTCTTCGGAATCGCCCAGAACAGAAACGTGATCGTTGTTCAGTTCGAAGCCTTGCAGAACGTACTTCTGCGCAGAACTTACAACGGCCAGCCAGTCACACCGAACCTGAACGCTCTGCTCGAGAAAAATTCGATCTACTTCAGCAACTATTTTCAACAAACAGGAGCAGGGAACACCGCGGACGCTGAATTCGTGAGTTTGACCTCCTTGCACGCCCCAGGCGATCGCCCTGCCTACGAAATTTATGGAGACATCGAACTGGATGGGCTGGTTCGAGCGCTCAAAAGAGCACGGTACCACACTGTCGCGATCCACGGCAACACGAAGAGTTTCTGGAACAGAGATAGGGCCTACGTTTCTCTGGGTTTCGACGAATTCTTCGGTCTGGAAGATCTCAATCCTGACGACATCGTTGGCATGGGACTGAGCGACTTTTCCCTTTACAGACAGGCTGTGGAAATCCTGAAGAAGTTGCCTCGTCCCTTCTTCGCCTTCGTGGTTACGCTGTCGAGTCACACACCTTTCATCCTGCCGGAAAATCTGAAAACACTGCAACTGGATGCCAGGCATGAAAACACATTGTTTGGAAACTATCTTCAAGCCATCAATTATGCCGATCGCGCTTTCGGTTACTTTCTCCAACTTCTGAAAGCCGCAGGACTTTACGAGAATTCCATCGTGGTTGTGTACGGCGACCATGCCGGGCTCTATCCGTTCAACAAAGAAAGCAAACAATTGATGAGCGAATGGCTGAAGGAGGAGTACAGCTATCTCACGGCCCTCAACGTACCGCTCATAATCCACGTACCTGGTCTCGGCAAAAGTTACGAGATCACAACCGTGGGAGGACAGGTGGACTTCACACCCACGTTGCTCAACGTCCTGGGCTTGAAATGCGATCTCAAAGTCTGTGTCGGGAAAGATCTCTGCAACGGCGATGATTTTGTCGCGTTCAGGTACCACCTCCCGGACGGTTCTTTCTTGGATGGTTCGAGATTTTTCACGGTCTCGGAAGATGGAAGGATCGCGAACAGTACAGGTTTTGATGCGAACACGAAAGAATCCTTGCCTTATTACGAATTTCTGGACGGCTACAAACGTGCGATGAAGCAGATCGAGGTTTCGAGGCATTTCCTCGAAAGTCTCAGAGGTAGGGTGACTGAGAGAGTTGAGACTCGATAG
- a CDS encoding MATE family efflux transporter, producing the protein MTHRSVSTLLGDPKKAIRKLSGPMMLAMLVQTLYNLVDAIWVAGLGPGALAAVGGFFPIFMIILSLATGLGIGTNAVVSQRIGARDKSGAENAAKVALLLVTIMAIAITIVSLVLIKPALVLMGQSGEALELCLQYSYIVLPFTIVFMLTNVANAIFRAEGDARRAMIVITTGSVLNIALDPIFIYWFRLNVAGAAYATVISATVGLLLSAYWFFIRKVSYLDLSFRKNRLDFSHLWRILSIGIPASLAQLSMSVAIFILNRFASIAAGANGIAVFTSAWRIINFGTIPMLGIAAAVTTVVGATYGAKDIEKLENAYLYAVRLGLLIGIAVMLFVQILSKQIAFLFSYSEQGSVIFDDIVNALRVLSLFLPGTPFGMFTSAMFQGIGHGMKSLIVTIFRTLLLQVFFCWLFVSVARIGLQGVWLGIVIGNLTNAVVAFGWGKSVIRKLKQIPAI; encoded by the coding sequence ATGACTCACAGAAGTGTGTCCACGTTACTGGGAGATCCGAAAAAAGCCATAAGAAAACTCTCTGGTCCAATGATGCTCGCCATGCTCGTTCAAACGCTTTACAATCTGGTCGACGCGATATGGGTCGCGGGACTCGGACCCGGCGCACTCGCTGCAGTGGGTGGATTCTTCCCGATCTTCATGATCATCCTTTCGCTCGCGACGGGACTCGGCATAGGCACGAACGCGGTGGTCTCACAGCGAATAGGTGCAAGAGACAAAAGTGGAGCTGAGAATGCGGCGAAAGTGGCCCTGCTACTCGTGACGATCATGGCCATTGCGATAACCATCGTTTCACTGGTACTGATCAAACCTGCCCTGGTCCTTATGGGTCAGTCCGGCGAAGCGCTCGAACTCTGTTTGCAATATTCCTACATCGTTCTCCCGTTCACGATCGTCTTCATGCTCACCAACGTTGCGAACGCGATCTTCCGTGCTGAAGGCGATGCCAGACGCGCGATGATCGTGATAACAACCGGATCGGTTCTGAACATAGCGCTGGATCCCATCTTCATCTACTGGTTCAGGCTGAACGTCGCCGGGGCGGCTTACGCGACTGTGATTTCTGCGACAGTCGGTTTACTTTTGAGCGCCTACTGGTTCTTCATACGAAAAGTCTCATACTTAGACCTCAGCTTCAGGAAAAATCGGCTCGACTTCTCTCATCTGTGGAGGATACTTTCTATAGGAATTCCTGCATCTCTGGCGCAGCTTTCCATGTCCGTAGCGATCTTCATTCTGAACAGGTTCGCATCGATCGCTGCGGGTGCGAACGGCATAGCGGTCTTCACGAGCGCCTGGAGGATCATCAACTTCGGTACCATTCCCATGCTGGGTATCGCAGCGGCAGTGACAACCGTTGTGGGAGCAACTTACGGTGCGAAAGACATTGAAAAACTCGAGAACGCCTATCTCTACGCCGTCAGATTGGGATTACTAATAGGCATCGCTGTGATGTTGTTTGTGCAGATACTTTCAAAGCAGATAGCTTTTCTCTTCTCTTACTCCGAGCAGGGCAGCGTCATATTCGACGACATAGTGAACGCCTTGAGAGTGCTCAGTCTCTTCCTGCCGGGTACTCCCTTCGGCATGTTCACCTCCGCCATGTTCCAGGGTATAGGCCATGGTATGAAGAGCTTGATCGTCACAATCTTCAGGACTCTTCTGCTTCAGGTCTTCTTCTGCTGGCTCTTCGTGAGCGTCGCGAGGATCGGGCTTCAGGGTGTCTGGTTGGGCATCGTGATCGGCAATCTGACCAACGCGGTGGTCGCGTTCGGCTGGGGTAAAAGCGTGATTCGAAAACTGAAACAAATTCCTGCGATTTGA
- a CDS encoding cytochrome b5-like heme/steroid binding domain-containing protein, which yields MRKVFIAVIVVVAVALFALDLRQFSIKDFKGEYPLVSLKRFLETEEFVSVEGVVYNVKADKKFLTVEEASTLNLSEDRLVGILAIDIDELSGFDGKNKPALVAVNGIIYDVSNSNLWRGGVHRGRHSAGEELTYDIVKDSPHGIRKLQGFRTYGVLVFTLEQLSKFAQDTKAKPYVAFSGVVYDVKDSPAYNGRNRTFHSFPVGQELTYELSRVENVQASLSKSFPVGLLIFDAQTLSRFDGTQVRVFNEETYKSFIMVAGIVYDVTNVPDWRAELKLEDDAQAGKDYTGQFECELEGSCEHEHADPMVLREFLRVGFGTL from the coding sequence GTGAGAAAAGTATTCATCGCTGTGATCGTTGTGGTCGCGGTTGCACTTTTCGCACTCGATTTGAGACAGTTCAGCATCAAAGATTTCAAGGGTGAATATCCTCTGGTCAGTTTGAAAAGGTTTCTCGAAACGGAAGAGTTCGTATCCGTCGAAGGTGTTGTCTACAACGTGAAGGCAGACAAGAAATTTCTCACTGTGGAAGAAGCGAGCACGCTCAATTTGAGCGAAGACAGACTCGTGGGAATACTCGCGATCGATATCGATGAACTTTCCGGCTTCGATGGGAAGAACAAACCTGCTCTGGTGGCGGTGAACGGCATCATCTACGATGTTTCGAACTCTAACCTCTGGCGCGGTGGCGTGCACCGTGGACGACACAGCGCCGGCGAAGAGTTGACCTACGATATCGTGAAAGATTCTCCTCACGGGATTCGAAAGCTTCAGGGTTTCAGAACTTACGGTGTACTCGTTTTCACACTCGAACAGCTCTCGAAGTTCGCCCAGGACACGAAAGCGAAACCTTACGTGGCGTTCTCAGGGGTCGTGTACGATGTGAAGGATAGCCCTGCGTACAACGGCAGGAACAGAACGTTCCATTCTTTTCCGGTGGGTCAGGAGTTGACCTACGAGCTGAGCAGAGTCGAAAACGTTCAGGCCAGTCTGTCTAAGAGTTTTCCCGTTGGTCTTCTGATTTTCGATGCGCAGACGCTTTCCAGGTTCGACGGCACACAAGTGAGAGTGTTCAATGAAGAAACGTACAAATCTTTCATCATGGTCGCGGGGATCGTTTACGATGTGACCAATGTCCCAGATTGGCGTGCGGAGCTGAAGTTGGAAGACGATGCCCAGGCGGGAAAAGACTACACGGGTCAGTTCGAGTGTGAACTTGAAGGATCCTGCGAGCACGAACATGCAGATCCAATGGTCTTGAGAGAGTTTCTCCGCGTGGGATTTGGTACGCTGTGA
- a CDS encoding peroxiredoxin — translation MLSIGSVAPDFSLKDQHGNTVQLSNLKGKKVLLSFHPLAWTSVCSEQMKSLEAAYDQFEALNVLPLGVSVDPVPSKKAWAEALGLKKLLILSDFWPHGEVAKAFGIFRERDGFSERANVLIDEQGKVVWVKVYPIKQLPDTHEILDFLKA, via the coding sequence ATGCTGTCGATCGGATCTGTGGCACCCGATTTCAGTTTGAAAGATCAACACGGAAACACGGTACAACTTTCGAATTTGAAGGGCAAAAAGGTGCTTCTGTCTTTTCACCCACTCGCGTGGACGAGTGTGTGCTCGGAGCAGATGAAATCGCTCGAAGCGGCATACGATCAGTTCGAAGCTCTGAACGTTCTGCCGTTGGGTGTGAGCGTCGATCCCGTTCCCAGCAAGAAGGCCTGGGCCGAGGCGCTGGGACTGAAGAAGTTGCTCATACTCTCAGACTTCTGGCCCCACGGGGAAGTAGCCAAAGCCTTCGGTATATTCAGAGAACGGGACGGTTTTTCCGAGAGGGCGAACGTACTCATCGACGAACAGGGTAAGGTTGTCTGGGTCAAGGTGTATCCAATCAAGCAGTTACCCGATACCCACGAGATCTTGGATTTTCTGAAAGCCTGA
- the phoU gene encoding phosphate signaling complex protein PhoU → MTERTLHYEREMNFLNAKLMEFVNGVEELFEKTLYAVQSSDEKTIREIEEMDDYFDELDLTIQSTAFDVIAKYQPLAEDLRFVVAMIGLSIDLERIADECVNIAQLSRHVQRSLESFTSWETLNDMVRIINTMLQQTVEAVKNRDLELAIKAWQKDDDVDRLHNEGHENLIELACRETNPRMMRIYLEEAFLIRHLERIADHLTNICEKLYFMQTGEQLKKIMRSRK, encoded by the coding sequence ATGACGGAAAGAACCCTGCACTACGAAAGAGAGATGAACTTCCTGAACGCGAAGTTGATGGAATTCGTGAACGGAGTGGAGGAACTTTTCGAGAAAACTCTGTACGCGGTTCAGTCCAGCGACGAGAAGACCATAAGAGAAATAGAGGAGATGGACGATTACTTCGACGAACTCGATCTGACCATCCAGTCCACCGCGTTCGACGTGATCGCAAAATACCAGCCACTGGCAGAAGACCTCAGGTTTGTCGTCGCGATGATAGGTCTTTCGATAGATCTGGAAAGGATCGCGGACGAGTGTGTCAACATTGCCCAGCTCAGCAGACACGTCCAAAGGAGCCTGGAAAGTTTCACAAGTTGGGAAACTCTCAACGACATGGTCAGGATCATAAACACGATGTTGCAGCAGACGGTTGAAGCCGTGAAGAATAGAGATCTCGAACTCGCGATCAAGGCCTGGCAGAAAGATGACGATGTCGACAGACTGCACAACGAAGGCCACGAGAATCTCATCGAATTGGCGTGTCGTGAAACGAACCCGAGGATGATGAGGATCTACCTCGAAGAAGCTTTCCTGATAAGACACCTCGAGAGGATCGCGGACCATCTGACGAACATCTGCGAAAAGCTTTACTTCATGCAGACCGGAGAGCAGTTGAAAAAAATCATGCGGTCCAGAAAATGA
- the pstB gene encoding phosphate ABC transporter ATP-binding protein PstB, which produces MSDVVFEIKNLYAYYGDHCVLNDINLKIRSKRITAIMGPSGCGKSTLLRCLNRLNDLIPDFSLKGQILFRGQDIYRISDLTEYRRRVTMVFQKPNPFPMSIFDNVAYGLRIHGITKKSVLREKVEEALRKAALWDEVKDKLKKPAVQLSGGQQQRLCIARALAVEPEVLLLDEPTSALDPIATTKIERLLEELAEQYTVVIVTHSMGQALRISDEVVFLYEGKLIEYGDTSVIAKTPKHEVTRQFLTGKIG; this is translated from the coding sequence GTGAGTGACGTCGTTTTTGAGATCAAGAACCTTTACGCTTACTACGGAGATCATTGCGTTTTGAACGACATAAACCTGAAGATAAGATCTAAACGAATAACCGCGATCATGGGACCGTCCGGCTGTGGTAAAAGCACACTGCTCAGATGCCTGAACAGACTCAACGATCTGATTCCCGATTTCTCCCTGAAGGGACAGATCCTGTTTCGGGGACAGGACATATACCGCATCTCCGATCTGACAGAATACAGAAGAAGGGTGACCATGGTCTTTCAAAAACCCAACCCTTTCCCGATGTCCATCTTCGACAACGTCGCGTACGGGCTCAGAATACACGGAATCACGAAGAAGAGTGTGCTGAGAGAGAAGGTTGAAGAAGCGCTGAGAAAGGCCGCGCTGTGGGACGAAGTGAAGGACAAGCTCAAAAAGCCTGCGGTACAACTTTCCGGAGGCCAGCAGCAAAGACTGTGCATCGCGAGGGCTCTGGCGGTTGAACCTGAAGTGTTGCTCCTTGACGAGCCCACGAGCGCACTCGATCCGATCGCCACTACGAAGATCGAAAGACTGCTTGAAGAGCTCGCCGAACAGTACACTGTGGTCATAGTCACGCACAGTATGGGACAGGCTTTGAGGATCAGCGACGAAGTCGTGTTCCTCTACGAAGGAAAGCTGATAGAATATGGCGACACATCCGTCATCGCCAAAACACCGAAACACGAGGTGACCAGACAGTTCCTGACAGGTAAAATAGGTTGA